The Montipora capricornis isolate CH-2021 chromosome 3, ASM3666992v2, whole genome shotgun sequence genome window below encodes:
- the LOC138042509 gene encoding claspin-like produces the protein MEGIPVAVKEDGEVSGEKRDTAQVFLNVGHKVSKNETSFLYVNKRPSTRHAQMDDPAGRNDVSIAGDDVVEPITEPSHVAIIKTPVNHGSNDNALQEGGQNSSVEDLLMKIDSVIDDMLSKHNGELVLDKDDVVEEDEPMVVERRPALFQLVHAVDDDKQSEEIDKYDAKENVVSSKKVDKSEGPITEGEVLIVERTPVAADSDMVISKEIVYVELKEDGGTTVETQLLKTESVIGDSPAGKELADEDKTEAFEEDVQVVVEKRPDSVHVDQCDDDQGEETSQPISESELEMVEKTPTSFESEILVKADSPEADDNSTIESLLEKIESAIDLDDCTQEAEEECKVRAVAIDDHAPIITERRPVPPVYSEHRFFQGEENQDKDEDHEDADLKRVGDETFEERTEQILEEEFVIVEKKTCAVQSELLVEKEGPADETEEENSLESLLVNIQSVIDHPSPEPTEETMLQIKEDALEEDTPVVVDRRLVSLHVELGIDQDNIDERKSDIYEGEEAVPETEIIVVKKTPVALESEMLVDIEQSEESIEYENVTAKALLANIESVIDHPSSVQTVEPGNNNKPEVLEEDEIIIIEKRPASLRLVEITAEEISDEVRDKGLAKKVAKSAEPIAESEVVFEEKTTPAFESDILVEVKNGEEEFKDDENVTVESLLENVASGLDHPSSESVAEPSHEIKDEILEEVPVALERRPTSLRIEQVPDLVDEVALKNADENQENPVDGKRTPDLKEPIFDDDLVIIEKKPATIESELLIEQDEIKPDSPTVESLLVNIESVIDATITDQAEKKQSVIDDTVQETVPLAVDRKPSETHLQLLHVYSEEKSELKPGALKEEGFKHTDVLTGDKEFSTVTITTRTEVTQTIENRTEGASANPTSVVTVTTTDESFKSTSYTNLLPGGDEGEGSELLLQVPKRRLSAPEVLPEKENDGSAPLATSESGLLDPMVESSPRMTDRWDKKTDTEGENVFSEPHPCSNVSERVRLITDTSTDVEGTSQNKGAAQPAPIAEDEQELLDDVNEDNVSNQKMPKKGAKGPTSPQCKCCLLM, from the coding sequence ATGGAAGGCATCCCTGTGGCGGTGAAAGAAGATGGCGAAGTGAGTGGTGAAAAACGTGACACTGCTCAAGTTTTTCTCAACGTTGGGCATAAGGTCTCAAAGAATGAAACGTCATTTCTTTACGTTAACAAAAGGCCCAGCACACGGCATGCGCAGATGGACGATCCTGCTGGTCGAAACGATGTCAGTATTGCAGGGGATGATGTGGTGGAACCGATCACGGAACCCAGTCATGTGGCAATTATTAAAACGCCAGTAAACCACGGAAGTAACGACAATGCACTACAAGAAGGTGGTCAGAATTCCTCCGTTGAAGATTTGCTCATGAAAATTGATTCTGTCATCGATGATATGCTGTCAAAGCATAATGGCGAATTAGTACTTGACAAAGATGACGTCGTCGAAGAAGATGAGCCCATGGTTGTCGAGAGGAGACCAGCGTTATTTCAACTGGTGCATGCGGTTGATGATGATAAACAGAGTGAAGAGATCGATAAATACGACGCCAAAGAAAACGTTGTGAGCAGCAAAAAGGTAGACAAGTCAGAGGGACCAATCACAGAAGGCGAGGTTTTGATTGTAGAGAGGACCCCAGTTGCAGCTGATTCGGATATGGTAATTTCAAAGGAAATTGTCTACGTCGAACTCAAAGAGGATGGTGGTACTACGGTGGAGACACAGCTTTTAAAAACCGAAAGTGTAATTGGTGACTCACCAGCGGGGAAGGAATTAGCAGATGAAGATAAAACCGAAGCTTTCGAAGAAGATGTACAAGTCGTTGTAGAAAAAAGGCCTGATTCGGTTCACGTTGATCAATGTGACGATGACCAGGGAGAAGAAACGAGCCAGCCTATCTCGGAAAGCGAACTTGAAATGGTAGAGAAAACACCAACTTCCTTTGAGTCGGAAATATTAGTCAAAGCAGATAGCCCTGAGGCAGATGATAATTCCACGATCGAGTCATTACTCGAGAAAATTGAATCGGCAATAGATCTTGACGACTGCACACAGGAAGCAGAAGAAGAATGCAAAGTTAGAGCCGTTGCTATTGATGACCACGCACCCATTATCACAGAGCGAAGGCCTGTTCCACCGGTTTATTCAGAGCACAGGTTTTTTCAAGGCGAAGAAAATCAGGATAAGGATGAAGATCATGAGGATGCCGATCTTAAACGAGTTGGCGATGAAACATTTGAGGAAAGGACAGAACAGATCCTGGAAGAAGAGTTTGTCATAGTGGAGAAGAAAACCTGCGCAGTTCAGTCGGAGCTTCTAGTTGAAAAGGAAGGTCCTGCAGACGAAACTGAAGAAGAGAATTCGTTAGAATCCCTGCTTGTGAACATTCAATCGGTAATTGATCACCCATCGCCAGAACCCACAGAGGAGACAATGCTTCAGATCAAAGAGGATGCCCTTGAAGAAGATACTCCTGTAGTAGTAGACAGGAGACTCGTTTCACTCCACGTTGAACTCGGAATTGACCAAGATAACATCGACGAACGTAAAAGTGACATTTACGAGGGAGAGGAAGCTGTCCCTGAAACGGAGATTATTGTTGTGAAAAAGACACCAGTCGCACTTGAATCGGAGATGTTGGTTGATATCGAACAGAGTGAAGAGTCCATAGAATATGAGAATGTAACAGCTAAAGCATTGCTCGCGAACATCGAATCCGTAATCGATCATCCATCATCGGTGCAAACTGTAGAACCAGGTAACAACAACAAACCTGAGGTGCTCGAAGAAGATGAGATCATTATCATAGAAAAGAGACCCGCGTCCCTTCGATTAGTAGAAATAACTGCTGAGGAGATTTCTGATGAAGTTCGAGATAAAGGTCTTGCAAAGAAAGTTGCTAAATCGGCGGAACCAATCGCAGAGTCCGAGGTTGTGTTTGAAGAAAAGACTACACCTGCATTTGAATCGGATATTTTAGTTGAAGTGAAAAATGGTGAAGAGGAATTCAAAGATGATGAGAATGTAACAGTGGAGTCCTTGCTTGAAAACGTAGCGTCTGGTCTAGATCACCCATCATCGGAGTCAGTTGCAGAACCATCCCATGAAATTAAGGACGAGATTCTGGAGGAAGTACCCGTTGCCTTAGAAAGGAGGCCCACATCACTACGAATAGAACAGGTGCCTGATCTAGTCGATGAGGTGGCCCTGAAGAATGCTGACGAAAATCAGGAGAATCCTGTTGACGGCAAACGAACTCCTGACTTGAAGGAACCAATCTTCGACGATGACCTCGTGATAATAGAGAAGAAACCCGCTACAATCGAAAGCGAGTTGTTAATTGAACAAGACGAAATTAAACCCGACAGCCCCACGGTGGAGTCGTTACTAGTCAACATCGAATCTGTCATAGATGCCACAATAACAGACCAAGCGGAGAAGAAACAAAGTGTTATTGACGACACCGTGCAAGAAACTGTTCCCTTGGCAGTGGACAGGAAGCCTAGCGAAACTCATCTTCAGCTACTTCATGTATATTCAGAAGAGAAAAGTGAGCTTAAGCCAGGAGCTTTAAAAGAAGAAGGATTCAAACACACTGATGTTTTGACAGGAGATAAAGAATTTTCTACAGTCACTATCACTACCCGCACAGAGGTAACGCAGACTATTGAAAACAGGACTGAAGGTGCAAGCGCTAATCCAACGAGCGTTGTTACTGTGACAACCACAGATGAGTCATTCAAATCAACTTCGTACACCAACTTACTTCCCGGAGGCGACGAGGGGGAAGGAAGTGAGCTTTTGCTTCAAGTTCCTAAAAGGAGGCTCTCTGCTCCAGAGGTGCTCCCCGAAAAGGAGAACGACGGTTCGGCCCCTTTGGCAACTTCAGAGAGTGGTCTCCTGGACCCCATGGTTGAGTCGTCGCCACGAATGACGGACCGATGGGACAAGAAGACTGATACAGAGGGTGAAAATGTCTTCTCAGAGCCACACCCTTGCAGCAATGTCTCCGAGAGGGTAAGGCTCATTACTGACACATCGACGGATGTAGAAGGCACAAGTCAAAACAAAGGCGCCGCTCAACCCGCACCCATTGCAGAGGACGAACAAGAATTATTGGATGACGTAAACGAAGACAACGTCAGTAACCAAAAAATGCCAAAGAAAGGAGCCAAAGGACCCACTTCCCCTCAGTGTAAGTGCTGCTTGTTGATGTAG
- the LOC138042505 gene encoding uncharacterized protein, giving the protein MFVFALCFLAALEVANGGYQPICQPSRLSNASEPKLPNLPSSFSTLVEATYVKNNRTAIYFESYDQKAKKGRSYHVKDGVKHIDIYDYALDEIIHIDDDHCTVSSSFDTGHGHFIFFDLGEHIESVSQLFRFGREYNETYMGVANVRGIRCHHWRSCISTNYSSYYLDYYFSVPGWVTPRGMLNSTVIRATVNGTSLNVTNSNGTLVNETHDFFNVYDFIDFHPGPQDPSTYQIPEGVYCEGYKGANKTKPKLPPVFSMEVEMTSKHFNVVFSLRETYDLENKLAVFIHPNWWNPTSGTDLVIHDFNTGIGYNISGYHDRAMCSLFNLTETPGLMNWDVTEDESHHIRMKTTQEIFEGSGKNGSSRLMYKGLASVRGIIADIWTGKMSFQGHNKTYEVVSEWYFARPSWHFESIGYSQIQHQVPIRSDWFSSTMGQLRSSVFNFNPSVDPRVFDIKPCFTLEEQRLVRFSLRDPQGKLMVYAGSTELLMSLSKAVGRFANVSIIRVNGMKVLEYKKEELVVSFVMLDRPKATGGDVSVVYPEKGLMDGLDALNASLTQRRFQAKFQNGTLKAIPYSFVVGFVPSPPAPQPQPPPTTVPVPPRPSSPGKQTKGVSSGLAAGISILMLVVGVGGGLVIAHFIMKRRGTGLFQYERQA; this is encoded by the exons ATGTTTGTCTTTGCTCTTTGTTTTTTAGCGGCCTTAGAAGTTGCAAATGGGGGTTATCAGCCCATTTGTCAGCCATCACGTTTAAGCAATGCATCAGAGCCCAAGTTGCCGAACTTGCCCTCATCTTTTTCGACCCTTGTGGAAGCCACGTACGTCAAGAACAACCGCACGGCCATCTATTTTGAAAGTTATGACCAAAAAGCCAAAAAAGGCAGAAGCTACCATGTGAAAGATGGGGTAAAGCACATAGATATCTATGACTATGCCTTGGACGAAATTATTCATATAGACGACGACCACTGTACGGTTTCCTCCAGTTTCGACACAGGACATGGTCATTTCATCTTTTTCGATTTAGGGGAGCATATCGAAAGTGTGTCCCAGTTATTCCGGTTTGGAAGAGAATATAACGAAACTTACATGGGTGTTGCAAACGTACGGGGAATAAG ATGCCATCACTGGAGATCCTGTATATCAACAAATTATTCATCTTACTATCTGGATTACTATTTCTCCGTGCCAGGGTGGGTGACACCAAGGGGCATGCTGAATTCCACTGTGATCCGTGCCACTGTCAATGGTACATCATTAAACGTCACTAACAGTAATGGCACTTTGGTCAATGAAACACATGATTTCTTTAATGTCTATGATTTCATTGATTTCCATCCTGGCCCACAAGACCCATCCACTTATCAGATTCCGGAGGGCGTGTACTGTGAAGGATATaaaggtgcaaacaagacaaaacCAAAACTGCCCCCTGTGTTCAGCATGGAAGTGGAAATGACAAGCAAGCATTTTAATGTTGTGTTTAGCCTTCGG GAAACATATGATCTGGAAAACAAACTAGCAGTGTTCATTCACCCAAACTGGTGGAACCCCACTTCAGGCACAGATCTTGTCATCCATGACTTTAACACCGGCATTGGATACAATATCAGTGGCTATCATGACAGAGCCATGTGTAGTCTGTTCAACTTAACAGAGACACCAGGTCTTATGAATTGGGATGTTACTGAAGATGAAAGTCATCACATTCGCATGAAGACAACTCAAGAGATTTTTGAAGGATCAGGTAAAAATGGATCATCTAGATTGATGTACAAAGGACTTGCTTCTGTACGTGGCATCATTGCTGACATCTGGACAGGAAAGATGTCTTTCCAGGGACATAATAAAACATACGAG GTTGTTTCAGAGTGGTACTTTGCAAGACCAAGCTGGCACTTTGAGTCTATTGGTTATTCTCAAATCCAACACCAAGTTCCTATCAGATCTGATTGGTTTTCCTCAACAATGGGTCAATTAAGATCGAGTGTTTTTAACTTTAATCCCAGTGTGGACCCGCGTGTTTTCGACATAAAACCTTGTTTCACCCTGGAAGAACAGAGATTGGTTCGCTTCAGCTTAAGGG ATCCTCAAGGGAAGCTCATGGTCTATGCAGGGTCaactgaattattaatgagccTCAGCAAGGCAGTTGGTCGCTTTGCCAATGTGTCAATAATCAGAGTCAATGGAATGAAG GTGCTTGAATACAAGAAAGAGGAACTGGTGGTTTCTTTTGTAATGTTGGACCGACCGAAGGCCACTGGAGGCGATGTGTCTGTTGTGTATCCTGAGAAGGGGCTTATGGATGGCTTGGATGCTTTGAATGCTTCATTGACCCAAAGACGTTTTCAAGCTAAGTTTCAGAATG gaACTTTAAAGGCGATCCCTTACTCGTTTGTGGTCGGCTTTGTACCATCCCCTCCTGCACCACAACCACAGCCACCTCCGACTACCGTTCCAGTGCCCCCACGTCCCAGCTCCCCTGGCAAACAAACCAAGGGTGTCTCCAGTGGCCTAGCGGCCGGGATTTCTATTCTCATGTTAGTGGTTGGTGTCGGTGGGGGCTTGGTTATCGCTCATTTCATCATGAAGCGCCGTGGAACCGGCTTGTTTCAATACGAGAGACAGGCGTAA
- the LOC138042506 gene encoding proline-rich transmembrane protein 1-like, giving the protein MNSVKVSHHPHTPHETSCTDGMVSAYPLEPPPPYTELPCVYPAPAWLQSGARFPGYQVPPTELNLSGNQPPSNHPWQLHQSAPVAFVVRAQPGNMVVRQAFQECTIPADHWNLSWFACLCCFWPLGIVAVQKSKQVHMYLARGDFNSARSASSSARKFAWAAICTGITIFVTCFACVILFTQTCCS; this is encoded by the exons ATGAACTCTGTCAAAG TTAGTCATCACCCTCATACCCCTCACGAAACCTCATGTACAGATGGCATGGTGTCAGCTTATCCTTTGGAACCTCCACCTCCATATACAGAATTACCTTGTGTTTACCCAGCACCTGCTTGGTTACAAAGTGGTGCAAGGTTTCCAGGGTACCAAGTACCACCTACTGAGTTAAATCTGTCTGGTAACCAACCTCCATCAAATCACCCATGGCAGTTACATCAGAGTGCTCCTGTTGCCTTTGTGGTTCGTGCA CAACCTGGAAACATGGTGGTGCGCCAGGCATTTCAAGAATGCACAATTCCTGCTGACCATTGGAATCTTTCATGGTTTGCCTGTCTTTGTTGTTTCTGGCCACTAGGTATTGTtgctgtacagaaatcaaaacaA GTTCACATGTATCTTGCTCGTGGTGACTTCAACTCAGCCAGAAGTGCTTCATCATCGGCAAGAAAATTTGCTTGGGCAGCCATTTGCACCGGAATAACAATTTTTGTGACTTGCTTTGCCTGTGTTATACTCTTCACTCAAACTTGCTGCAGCTAA